A region of Streptomyces sp. NBC_01750 DNA encodes the following proteins:
- a CDS encoding ketosynthase chain-length factor, whose protein sequence is MTTATAAPGAARNTARLPSSRTARAVVTGIGVMAPNGLGTEAWWAAVLHGESGIRPVTRFDATGYPVQLAGEVPGFVAEDHVPGRLLPQTDRVTQLSLAAAKAALEDAGADVDQLPEYGAGVVTASSAGGFEFGQRELQALWSKGGQHVSAYQSFAWFYAVNTGQISIRHNMRGASGVIVSEQAGGLDATAQARRQIRRGTPLVITGGVDSGLCPWGWAAHLADGSMSTVADPARAYVPFDAAASGHLVGEGGALLVLEDADSARERGARPYGELAGHAATFDGPGTPRLADAARLALADAGVRPGDVDVVFADGAGERAADRAEAEAIADVFGPYALPVTVPKSMTGRLLAGGSSLDLAAALLALRDQTVPPTTGTAAPADDCPIDLVTGAPRRGVRLRTALVLARGRGGFNAAAVVRAAD, encoded by the coding sequence ATGACCACGGCCACAGCCGCGCCGGGGGCCGCCCGGAATACCGCGCGTCTTCCCTCTTCCCGTACGGCAAGAGCCGTGGTCACCGGCATCGGTGTGATGGCGCCCAACGGCCTGGGGACGGAGGCGTGGTGGGCCGCCGTGCTGCACGGCGAGAGCGGCATCCGTCCCGTCACCCGCTTCGACGCCACCGGCTATCCGGTACAGCTGGCGGGCGAGGTCCCCGGTTTCGTCGCCGAGGACCACGTCCCCGGCAGGCTGCTGCCGCAGACCGACCGGGTGACCCAGCTGTCGCTGGCCGCGGCCAAGGCGGCTCTGGAGGACGCCGGGGCCGACGTGGACCAGCTGCCCGAGTACGGAGCCGGCGTGGTCACCGCCAGTTCCGCCGGCGGGTTCGAGTTCGGCCAGCGCGAGCTCCAGGCGCTGTGGAGCAAGGGCGGCCAGCACGTCAGCGCCTACCAGTCGTTCGCCTGGTTCTACGCCGTCAACACCGGCCAGATATCCATCCGGCACAACATGCGCGGCGCCAGCGGCGTCATCGTCTCCGAGCAGGCGGGCGGCCTCGACGCCACCGCCCAGGCCCGGCGGCAGATCCGCAGGGGCACCCCGCTGGTGATCACCGGCGGCGTCGACTCGGGCCTGTGCCCGTGGGGCTGGGCCGCCCATCTGGCGGACGGTTCCATGAGCACCGTCGCCGACCCGGCGCGCGCCTACGTGCCGTTCGACGCCGCGGCCTCGGGCCATCTCGTCGGAGAGGGCGGCGCACTCCTGGTCCTGGAGGACGCCGACAGCGCGCGTGAGCGCGGCGCCCGCCCGTACGGCGAACTCGCGGGACACGCGGCAACGTTCGACGGTCCGGGCACCCCGAGGCTCGCCGACGCGGCGCGGCTCGCACTGGCCGACGCCGGGGTGCGCCCCGGTGACGTCGATGTGGTCTTCGCCGACGGTGCGGGCGAGCGCGCGGCCGACCGGGCGGAGGCCGAGGCGATCGCCGATGTGTTCGGCCCGTACGCGCTGCCGGTCACCGTGCCCAAGTCCATGACGGGACGACTCCTTGCGGGCGGCTCCTCGCTGGACCTGGCCGCAGCGCTGCTCGCCCTGCGCGACCAGACCGTACCGCCGACCACCGGCACCGCCGCGCCCGCCGACGACTGCCCCATCGACCTGGTGACCGGCGCCCCCCGCCGGGGCGTGCGGCTGCGCACAGCGCTGGTCCTGGCCCGTGGGCGGGGCGGGTTCAACGCCGCCGCCGTCGTACGCGCCGCGGACTGA
- a CDS encoding phosphopantetheine-binding protein, translating to MERMELSDLITLLRECAGESESVNLDGDIMDVLFLDLDYDSLAILQTTGRIERDYEITLDEEAIDAAETPRQYLALVNRVLATRAVV from the coding sequence ATGGAACGAATGGAACTGAGCGATCTGATCACCCTGCTGCGCGAGTGCGCCGGCGAGAGTGAGTCGGTGAACCTGGACGGCGACATCATGGACGTCCTGTTCCTCGACCTCGACTACGACTCGCTGGCGATCCTGCAGACCACCGGACGCATCGAGCGGGACTACGAGATCACGCTGGACGAGGAGGCCATCGACGCAGCCGAGACCCCCCGCCAGTACCTCGCACTCGTCAACCGGGTGCTGGCCACCCGGGCGGTGGTCTGA
- a CDS encoding FAD-binding oxidoreductase gives MTAPSRRRFVAGTFTASAAAGLAAAGIAPASAAPAAGAREAEAPWITPGDPRYADLAVRGSNKRFAAHPDAFRPVTTTAQVVQAVGDAVRSGKRIAVRSGGHCYENVVGDPAVRLVVDLGGMNAVSYDPKMRAFMIEAGAQLTDVYKKLYYGWGVTLPGGASATVGFGGHIAGGGYGALSRAFGLAADHLYAVEVVVVDREGRARAVVATREASDPRRELWWAHTGGGGGNFGVVTRYWFRSPGAVGSDPARLLPRPPSGILSNAVIFPREGMDKAAFRRLLRNHGEWHERNSAADSPYAGLYGGLVLLGRLKENDPGQSAVSFTHMDADRPEAARLLADYAAALTEGVPVTPYVTDVLNEPWLTATLTLADSQDTDKGRQKIKSAYLRRAWSGAQADALHTHLNSTDHSYQAASVSLQSFGGRVNSLGTSATASAHRDAILNVIFMNTWQDAAGDAENIGWLRRTYRDVFASTGGVPVPGRGGDGCYINYPDIDMADPEWNTSGVPWHRLYYKDNYPRLQRAKAVWDPRNVFRHSLAIRPA, from the coding sequence ATGACTGCTCCCAGCCGTAGGCGCTTCGTCGCCGGTACGTTCACGGCCTCCGCCGCCGCCGGGCTCGCCGCGGCGGGCATCGCTCCCGCGTCCGCCGCCCCCGCGGCCGGGGCGAGGGAGGCGGAGGCGCCCTGGATCACTCCTGGCGACCCGCGCTACGCGGACTTGGCGGTACGCGGCAGCAACAAGCGCTTCGCCGCGCACCCCGACGCCTTTCGCCCCGTGACCACCACCGCTCAGGTCGTGCAGGCCGTCGGTGATGCCGTACGGTCGGGCAAGCGCATCGCGGTGCGCAGCGGCGGCCACTGCTACGAGAACGTCGTCGGCGATCCGGCCGTCCGGCTGGTCGTCGACCTCGGCGGGATGAACGCCGTCTCCTACGACCCGAAGATGCGCGCCTTCATGATCGAGGCGGGCGCGCAGCTGACGGACGTCTACAAGAAGCTCTATTACGGCTGGGGCGTCACCCTGCCCGGCGGCGCGAGCGCCACCGTGGGCTTCGGCGGCCACATCGCGGGCGGCGGGTACGGGGCGCTCTCCCGCGCCTTCGGGCTGGCCGCCGACCACCTGTACGCCGTCGAGGTGGTCGTCGTCGACCGCGAGGGCCGGGCCCGCGCGGTGGTGGCCACCCGGGAGGCGTCCGATCCCCGCCGCGAGCTGTGGTGGGCCCACACGGGCGGTGGTGGCGGCAACTTCGGCGTCGTCACCCGCTACTGGTTCCGCTCACCGGGAGCGGTCGGCTCCGACCCGGCGCGGCTGCTGCCGCGTCCGCCGTCCGGCATCCTCTCCAACGCGGTGATCTTCCCCCGCGAGGGCATGGACAAGGCGGCCTTCCGGCGGCTGCTGCGCAACCACGGCGAGTGGCACGAGCGCAACAGCGCCGCCGACTCTCCGTACGCCGGGCTGTACGGCGGCCTGGTGCTCCTCGGCCGGCTCAAGGAGAACGACCCGGGCCAGAGCGCCGTCAGCTTCACACATATGGACGCCGACCGGCCCGAAGCGGCGCGTCTGCTGGCGGACTACGCCGCCGCACTGACCGAGGGCGTGCCCGTCACCCCGTACGTCACCGACGTGCTGAACGAGCCCTGGCTCACCGCGACGCTCACGCTCGCCGACTCGCAGGACACCGACAAGGGCCGCCAGAAGATCAAGTCGGCCTATCTGCGCCGGGCGTGGAGCGGGGCGCAGGCCGACGCGCTCCACACTCACCTGAACAGCACGGACCACAGCTACCAGGCGGCGTCCGTCTCACTCCAGTCCTTCGGCGGCCGGGTCAACAGCCTCGGCACGTCGGCCACCGCGAGCGCGCACCGCGACGCGATCCTCAATGTGATCTTTATGAACACGTGGCAGGACGCGGCGGGCGACGCCGAGAACATCGGCTGGCTGCGGCGCACTTACCGCGACGTGTTCGCGTCCACCGGCGGTGTGCCGGTGCCCGGCCGGGGCGGCGACGGCTGCTACATCAACTACCCGGACATCGACATGGCCGATCCCGAGTGGAACACCTCGGGCGTGCCCTGGCACCGCCTCTACTACAAGGACAACTATCCGCGGCTGCAGCGGGCCAAGGCCGTCTGGGACCCGCGGAACGTCTTCCGGCACTCGCTGGCGATCCGCCCCGCGTGA
- a CDS encoding antibiotic biosynthesis monooxygenase family protein, with protein sequence MITFINRFEVTGPADEFEKAFDATSAFFSAQPGFIAHRLLQHIQEPGRYVNVADWQDEESFRAALARPEFAAHRTALRALSSSDPNLYTPTLERVAR encoded by the coding sequence GTGATCACATTCATCAACCGCTTCGAGGTCACCGGGCCGGCGGACGAGTTCGAGAAGGCCTTCGACGCGACCTCCGCGTTCTTCAGTGCCCAGCCCGGCTTCATCGCCCACCGTCTGCTCCAGCACATCCAGGAGCCGGGCCGGTATGTGAACGTGGCCGACTGGCAGGACGAGGAGTCCTTCCGGGCGGCCCTCGCCCGGCCGGAGTTCGCCGCGCACCGCACGGCGCTGCGCGCGCTCAGCAGCAGCGACCCGAACCTGTACACGCCGACGCTGGAGCGCGTCGCGCGCTGA
- a CDS encoding ATP-binding cassette domain-containing protein has translation MESTSPAVFAEGLRKRYGKRYALDGFDLSVERGTVHGLLGPNGAGKTTSVGILSTLLKADEGRAEVAGFDVVRQTAEVRSSIGLVGQYAAVDEVLSGRQNLVMFGRLHHLSPRDAGRRADELLEHFRLDDTGKKPLKAYSGGMRRRLDLAVSMVLAPQVLFLDEPTTGLDPRSRNEVWEAVRGLVGAGTTVLLTTQYLEEADQLAGSISVIDSGRVIAEGTPDELKGRVGGDRIDVVVRRADELAAAAAAMAAIGDGLPETAQDTRRVSVRVEDRSRALSEVVRSLDQAGVDVEDIALRRPTLDEVFLHLTGHTTDSDEQAAASDTREAMAA, from the coding sequence GTGGAATCGACCAGTCCGGCAGTCTTCGCGGAAGGGCTGCGCAAACGCTACGGCAAGCGGTACGCGCTCGACGGTTTCGATCTCAGCGTGGAGCGCGGAACGGTCCACGGACTGCTCGGCCCGAACGGGGCGGGCAAGACCACATCCGTCGGCATCCTCTCCACCCTCCTCAAGGCCGACGAGGGACGTGCCGAGGTGGCCGGCTTCGACGTCGTGCGCCAGACCGCCGAGGTGCGCTCCAGCATCGGTCTCGTGGGCCAGTACGCAGCCGTGGACGAGGTGCTCAGCGGGCGGCAGAACCTGGTGATGTTCGGCCGGCTTCACCATCTGTCGCCGCGCGACGCCGGCCGCCGCGCAGACGAGCTCCTGGAGCACTTCCGGCTCGACGACACCGGCAAGAAGCCGCTCAAGGCCTACTCGGGCGGGATGCGCCGTCGCCTCGACCTCGCCGTCAGCATGGTGCTGGCCCCGCAGGTGCTGTTCCTGGACGAGCCGACGACGGGGCTCGACCCGCGCAGCCGCAACGAGGTCTGGGAGGCCGTACGCGGCCTCGTCGGCGCCGGCACCACCGTGCTGCTCACCACGCAGTACCTGGAGGAGGCCGACCAGCTGGCCGGCTCCATCTCGGTGATCGACTCGGGCCGGGTGATCGCCGAAGGCACGCCCGACGAGCTGAAGGGCCGGGTCGGCGGCGACCGTATCGACGTGGTGGTGCGGCGCGCCGACGAACTGGCCGCCGCCGCTGCCGCCATGGCCGCGATCGGCGACGGCCTGCCGGAGACCGCCCAGGACACCCGGCGGGTCAGCGTGCGCGTCGAGGACCGCAGCCGCGCCCTGTCCGAGGTCGTGCGCTCGCTGGACCAGGCGGGCGTCGACGTCGAGGACATCGCGCTGCGCCGCCCCACCCTGGACGAGGTGTTCCTGCACCTCACCGGACACACCACCGACAGCGACGAGCAGGCCGCGGCCTCCGACACCCGAGAGGCGATGGCGGCATGA
- a CDS encoding ABC transporter permease — protein MSITAPQVPQLSRLPKIPRTPLGRARWACADGWTVTLRGLTHWVREPGGLIGTLTFPVMMVLMFTYFFGGAMQVPGGGSYREFLVPGMFVMTMVFGMGETVTAVSADKNRGITSRFRTLPMSPSAVVVGRAVTDMLSSLLALAVLFGVGLLIGWEAHGSAGDTVYAVGLLLLLRFALVWAGIYLGLLMKGPEGITMVQTLEFPVGFLTSAFVAPSTMPGWLGTVAEWNPLSSTVLATRELFGNPGWGGDSWIAQNAQLMAVVWPVVLCAVFFPLSVRRFRNLTS, from the coding sequence ATGAGCATCACCGCACCGCAGGTTCCGCAGCTCTCCCGCCTCCCGAAGATCCCGCGTACGCCGCTGGGCCGGGCGCGCTGGGCGTGCGCCGACGGCTGGACCGTCACGCTGCGCGGCCTCACCCACTGGGTCCGCGAACCGGGCGGTCTCATCGGGACGCTGACGTTCCCGGTGATGATGGTCCTGATGTTCACCTATTTCTTCGGTGGCGCGATGCAGGTCCCGGGCGGCGGCAGTTACCGCGAGTTCCTGGTACCCGGCATGTTCGTCATGACGATGGTGTTCGGCATGGGCGAGACCGTCACCGCCGTGTCCGCCGACAAGAACCGGGGCATCACCTCCCGCTTCCGCACCCTGCCGATGTCGCCCTCGGCGGTGGTCGTCGGCCGCGCCGTCACCGACATGCTGAGCTCGCTGCTCGCCCTGGCCGTTCTGTTCGGCGTCGGGCTGCTGATCGGCTGGGAGGCGCACGGCAGCGCCGGCGACACCGTGTACGCCGTGGGCCTGTTGCTGCTGCTGCGCTTCGCGCTCGTCTGGGCCGGGATCTACCTCGGACTGCTGATGAAGGGCCCCGAGGGCATCACGATGGTGCAGACCCTGGAGTTCCCCGTCGGCTTCCTCACCAGCGCCTTCGTCGCGCCCTCCACCATGCCGGGCTGGCTCGGCACCGTTGCCGAGTGGAATCCGCTCTCCTCCACCGTGCTCGCCACCCGCGAGCTCTTCGGCAACCCGGGCTGGGGCGGCGACTCCTGGATCGCGCAGAACGCGCAACTGATGGCTGTTGTCTGGCCGGTTGTCCTGTGCGCGGTGTTTTTCCCGCTGTCCGTTCGGCGGTTCCGTAACCTGACAAGCTGA
- a CDS encoding DEAD/DEAH box helicase, giving the protein MVWIAREQGGLLARCAVVFEPGDPARTGRIVFWDPDGAGPPDVSTGEVGEADLATADGVRTVKVLRLPVADALPVLALARRLYGDGSTGAAVHPAAAYWGAAAALALQLATRGLLLPGVSAAGYDAWRVGPLDSDDVLRLRELAAAAPPEALATPVPGTDLLPEAAPLLRAFTDAVADTLPRTAAAEASTGRAAFAAVEPQHVPGLRAWAEEVSVGLDSGVRVSLRVDLSAPGTDTPGGGAPALHIVPRVHSLADPTLSMDAGELFDGAPNALGPRAQADTVLAVRRAAGVWEPLAQLLPVPRELALGDREAVQLLDEAGSRLRAHGIDVRWPEEVGRALTDRAVVGADLVPPADLRSFMGSDGTVGLRRELLLDGELLTDEEMAAVAGAPSPLVRLRGRWTLIGAGIARKARERDLGPLTAIEALAVALSGYVEIGGEQVPVAPSEWLLALRARLAGPDGGDELLEQPAALTATLRDYQLRGLRWLDRMTSLGLGGCLADDMGLGKTVQLIALHLVRQQHTDSRGPTLVVCPASLLGNWEREVGRFAPGTPVRRFHGTGRTLEGADSGFVLTTYGTMRLDAERLGAHRWSTVVADEAQHVKNPSSSTAKALRLIPADAKIALTGTPVENSLSELWAVLDWTTPGLLGAHGRFRRRWIAPIEAERAGPPEHAHTAERLAHLVRPFLLRRRKSDPGIAPELPPKTETDQLVALTAEQAALYEKLTREAMAAIRAGEGIERAGQVLKLLTGLKQVCNHPAQFLKEKHEGRAAGLPKLSGRSGKLELLDELLDTITAEDGAVLVFTQYVAMARILERHLADRGIPTQLLHGGTPVRKREEMVQRFQDGEVPVFLLSLKAAGTGLNLTRADHVVHYDRWWNPAVEAQATDRAYRIGQTRPVQVHRIIAEGTIEDRIATLLESKKELADSVLGSGEKALTQLSNDDLANLVELRSAG; this is encoded by the coding sequence ATGGTGTGGATTGCGCGTGAGCAGGGCGGACTGCTGGCGCGGTGCGCGGTCGTCTTCGAGCCGGGCGATCCGGCCCGCACGGGCCGGATCGTCTTCTGGGACCCGGACGGGGCGGGGCCGCCCGACGTGTCCACGGGTGAGGTGGGCGAGGCCGACCTTGCCACCGCCGACGGGGTGCGCACGGTCAAGGTGCTGCGCCTGCCGGTCGCCGACGCGCTGCCCGTACTGGCCCTGGCCAGGCGGCTTTACGGGGACGGGAGCACCGGCGCAGCGGTCCATCCGGCGGCCGCCTACTGGGGGGCCGCCGCCGCGCTCGCGCTGCAACTCGCCACCCGCGGGCTCCTGCTGCCCGGTGTCTCCGCGGCCGGCTACGACGCGTGGCGGGTCGGCCCGCTCGACTCCGACGACGTCCTGCGGCTGCGCGAACTGGCTGCCGCCGCACCGCCCGAGGCGCTGGCGACGCCCGTGCCGGGCACCGATCTGCTGCCCGAAGCGGCGCCTCTGCTACGTGCCTTCACGGACGCGGTCGCCGACACCCTGCCGCGTACGGCGGCGGCCGAGGCGTCGACCGGGCGGGCCGCGTTCGCCGCCGTCGAGCCCCAGCATGTACCGGGGCTGCGGGCCTGGGCCGAAGAGGTCTCGGTCGGCCTCGACTCCGGTGTACGGGTCTCGCTGCGTGTCGACCTGTCGGCCCCCGGCACGGACACGCCCGGCGGGGGAGCGCCGGCCCTGCACATTGTCCCGCGCGTCCACAGCCTCGCCGACCCGACCCTGTCCATGGACGCCGGCGAGCTCTTCGACGGCGCCCCGAACGCACTGGGCCCGCGGGCACAGGCCGACACCGTGCTCGCCGTGCGCCGCGCCGCCGGAGTGTGGGAGCCGCTGGCACAGCTGCTGCCCGTCCCCCGCGAACTCGCTCTCGGCGACCGGGAGGCCGTCCAGTTACTCGACGAGGCCGGATCCAGGCTGCGCGCCCACGGCATCGACGTGCGCTGGCCCGAGGAGGTCGGGCGTGCCCTGACCGACCGCGCCGTCGTCGGCGCGGACCTCGTACCGCCCGCCGACCTGCGTTCCTTCATGGGCAGCGACGGCACGGTCGGCCTGCGCCGCGAGCTGCTCCTCGACGGCGAGCTCCTCACCGACGAGGAGATGGCCGCCGTCGCCGGTGCGCCGTCCCCGCTCGTCCGGCTCCGCGGCCGCTGGACGCTGATCGGCGCCGGGATCGCCCGCAAGGCCCGCGAGCGCGACCTCGGGCCGCTCACCGCGATCGAAGCCCTGGCTGTCGCTCTGTCCGGGTACGTCGAGATCGGCGGCGAACAGGTGCCGGTCGCGCCCAGCGAGTGGCTGCTCGCCCTGCGCGCCCGGCTCGCCGGCCCCGACGGCGGCGACGAGCTACTGGAGCAGCCCGCCGCACTCACCGCCACCCTGCGCGACTACCAGCTGCGCGGCCTGCGTTGGCTGGACCGCATGACCTCGCTCGGGCTCGGCGGCTGTCTCGCCGACGACATGGGCCTGGGCAAGACGGTCCAGCTCATCGCGCTGCATCTGGTACGGCAGCAGCACACGGACAGCCGCGGCCCGACGCTGGTGGTCTGCCCGGCATCGCTGCTCGGCAACTGGGAGCGGGAAGTCGGCCGGTTCGCCCCCGGCACCCCTGTGCGCCGCTTCCACGGCACCGGACGCACTCTGGAGGGAGCCGACTCCGGCTTTGTGCTCACCACGTACGGCACCATGCGTCTGGACGCCGAGCGCCTCGGCGCGCACCGTTGGAGCACGGTCGTCGCCGACGAGGCGCAGCACGTCAAGAACCCGTCGTCATCCACGGCCAAGGCGCTGCGGCTGATTCCGGCCGACGCGAAGATCGCGCTCACCGGCACCCCCGTCGAGAACAGCCTGTCCGAGCTGTGGGCCGTCCTCGACTGGACCACGCCCGGACTGCTGGGCGCCCACGGCCGGTTCCGGCGCCGCTGGATCGCCCCGATCGAGGCGGAGCGGGCCGGTCCTCCCGAGCATGCGCACACCGCGGAGCGCCTCGCCCACCTCGTACGGCCGTTCCTGCTGCGGCGGCGCAAGTCCGACCCGGGGATCGCGCCCGAGCTGCCGCCCAAGACCGAGACGGACCAGCTGGTGGCGCTCACTGCCGAACAGGCCGCGCTGTACGAGAAGCTGACGCGCGAGGCGATGGCCGCGATCCGGGCCGGCGAGGGCATCGAGCGTGCCGGCCAGGTGCTGAAGCTGCTGACCGGGCTGAAGCAGGTCTGCAACCACCCCGCGCAGTTCCTGAAGGAGAAGCACGAGGGCCGGGCAGCGGGCCTGCCGAAGCTGTCCGGCCGTTCGGGGAAGCTGGAGCTTCTCGACGAACTGCTCGACACGATCACGGCGGAGGACGGCGCTGTACTGGTCTTCACCCAGTACGTGGCCATGGCCAGGATCCTGGAGCGCCATCTGGCGGACCGGGGCATCCCCACCCAGCTGCTGCACGGCGGGACGCCCGTACGGAAGCGGGAGGAGATGGTGCAGCGCTTCCAGGACGGCGAGGTCCCGGTCTTCCTGCTGTCGTTGAAGGCGGCAGGGACCGGGCTCAACCTGACCCGGGCGGACCATGTGGTGCACTACGACCGCTGGTGGAACCCGGCCGTCGAGGCGCAGGCCACCGACCGGGCCTACCGGATCGGCCAGACCAGGCCCGTCCAGGTCCACCGGATCATCGCGGAGGGCACGATCGAGGACCGTATCGCCACACTGCTGGAGTCCAAGAAGGAGCTGGCCGATTCGGTGCTCGGCTCCGGCGAGAAGGCGCTGACGCAGCTGAGCAACGACGACCTGGCCAACCTGGTCGAGCTGAGGAGTGCGGGATGA
- a CDS encoding SWIM zinc finger family protein: MSGQLSDHDGGGAARGFSAFPARKGGRARGQSWWGGAWAGAMEDAWPDEEVLKKARAFARSGRIGPVTVSPGRIAAQVYGGEDTPCTTVLTLRELGEDNWDLLWDRTAERPAELAALLAGELPPDLLEAAEDAGLGLLPGYGDLEPDCDCDEPDHPCAHALALGYQVSWLLDKDPFLLLLVRGRNEAQALEDLKSTLLLRAMTDDDEEGDADAEGAEEDARSVAAPDVAGTPAAQAYAREAVPLPPLPALPEPLLRPDEPATGLDADPLEQLIADAAARARELLAYTLGFTAELPPPLDEWQDTVRIAATHPDPRVPQRLRESCGRPEELDRAAAAWRTGGAAGLDVLERRWDPPKREAARARTVFAAAWEEDEAPEVVVDGNRWTLTGQGIQLRQGRDDRWYPYRDESGIWWPAGEPSAEPALALAELLDG; the protein is encoded by the coding sequence ATGAGCGGGCAGCTGAGCGACCACGACGGCGGCGGAGCCGCACGGGGCTTCTCCGCCTTTCCCGCACGCAAGGGCGGCCGGGCGCGCGGACAGTCCTGGTGGGGCGGCGCCTGGGCCGGCGCGATGGAGGATGCCTGGCCCGACGAGGAGGTGCTGAAGAAGGCGCGGGCCTTCGCCCGCTCGGGCCGCATCGGACCGGTCACGGTCAGTCCGGGACGGATCGCCGCGCAGGTGTACGGGGGCGAGGACACCCCGTGCACGACCGTGCTCACGCTCCGGGAGCTGGGCGAGGACAACTGGGACCTGCTGTGGGACAGGACCGCCGAACGCCCCGCCGAACTGGCGGCCCTGCTGGCGGGAGAGCTGCCGCCCGACCTGCTGGAGGCGGCGGAGGACGCGGGGCTTGGCCTGCTGCCCGGTTACGGCGATCTCGAACCGGACTGCGACTGCGACGAGCCCGACCACCCGTGCGCGCATGCCCTGGCGCTGGGCTATCAGGTCTCCTGGCTGCTGGACAAGGACCCGTTCCTGCTGCTGCTGGTGCGCGGCAGGAACGAGGCGCAGGCACTGGAGGACCTCAAGTCCACACTGCTGCTGAGGGCGATGACGGACGATGACGAGGAGGGTGATGCGGACGCGGAGGGTGCGGAGGAGGACGCCCGGTCCGTCGCCGCTCCCGATGTCGCCGGTACGCCCGCCGCGCAGGCGTACGCCCGCGAGGCGGTCCCCCTGCCGCCGCTCCCGGCGCTGCCCGAACCGTTGCTCCGGCCCGACGAGCCCGCGACCGGACTCGACGCCGACCCGCTGGAGCAGCTGATCGCCGACGCGGCGGCGCGGGCCCGTGAACTCCTCGCGTACACCCTCGGGTTCACCGCCGAGCTTCCGCCGCCGCTGGATGAGTGGCAGGACACCGTACGTATCGCCGCCACCCACCCCGATCCGCGGGTTCCGCAGCGGCTGCGCGAGAGCTGCGGACGCCCCGAGGAGCTGGACCGTGCCGCCGCGGCCTGGCGCACGGGCGGCGCCGCCGGGCTCGACGTGCTGGAGCGGCGCTGGGACCCGCCGAAGCGGGAGGCCGCCCGCGCCCGCACGGTGTTCGCGGCGGCCTGGGAGGAGGACGAAGCGCCGGAGGTGGTGGTGGACGGCAACCGCTGGACGCTGACCGGCCAGGGCATCCAGCTGCGTCAGGGACGCGACGACCGCTGGTATCCCTACCGCGACGAGTCCGGCATCTGGTGGCCGGCGGGCGAACCTTCCGCCGAACCGGCCCTCGCGCTCGCCGAGCTCCTGGACGGCTAG
- a CDS encoding DUF1062 domain-containing protein — translation MLKNWVVMPTCLPLVLRRCHACASERFRASGKFRVNANHKLIDAWLLALCTSCGETAKLTVLERMNVRSVRPELLDRLHDNDPGLTAELLQDPVVRRRNRIALDWDNAWRLDTGGSDPLDREVIDVSVRFAARIPVRPVRLIAEGCGRSRAEVERLITKGKLVSAVRLSGKLSGDFTFMLKR, via the coding sequence GTGCTCAAAAACTGGGTGGTCATGCCCACCTGCCTGCCGCTCGTTCTCCGCCGTTGCCACGCGTGCGCGTCCGAGCGCTTCCGCGCAAGCGGTAAATTTCGCGTCAACGCAAACCACAAGCTCATCGACGCCTGGCTCCTCGCGCTCTGTACCTCTTGCGGGGAAACTGCAAAGCTCACGGTCCTGGAGCGGATGAATGTGCGCTCCGTACGACCTGAGCTGCTGGACCGGCTGCATGACAACGACCCTGGCCTGACAGCTGAGCTGCTCCAGGATCCGGTCGTGCGGCGCCGTAATCGCATCGCCCTCGACTGGGACAACGCCTGGCGCCTCGACACCGGCGGATCGGATCCCCTGGACCGCGAGGTGATCGACGTCTCGGTCCGCTTTGCGGCGCGGATCCCTGTCCGGCCGGTGCGACTGATCGCTGAAGGTTGCGGTCGTTCGCGGGCCGAGGTCGAGAGACTGATCACGAAGGGGAAACTCGTTTCGGCAGTCCGGCTGAGCGGCAAGCTCTCCGGCGACTTCACCTTCATGCTCAAGCGCTGA
- a CDS encoding GNAT family N-acetyltransferase — protein MLRGSKVGLRARHEDDIPILRAELYDDVVNSSRAEGRPWRPITPGSKDSRLVVDDKEQQHVPFSVVELDGGTLVGTAVLSNIDNHNRSAHIGLGLLPSSRGKGYGTDVVAVLCHYGFVVRGLQRLQIETLSDNAAMLRSAERNGFVREGVLRSSAWVMGEFLDEVLLGLLVQDWKPDSKGQGLPGGSWSEP, from the coding sequence ATGCTAAGGGGCAGCAAGGTCGGGCTCAGGGCCCGGCACGAGGACGACATCCCGATCCTGCGGGCTGAGCTCTACGACGACGTGGTCAACTCCTCGCGGGCCGAAGGCCGGCCGTGGCGGCCGATCACGCCCGGCTCGAAGGACTCGCGGCTCGTGGTGGACGACAAGGAGCAACAGCACGTCCCGTTCTCCGTGGTGGAGCTGGACGGCGGCACGCTGGTCGGCACCGCGGTGCTGTCGAACATCGACAACCACAACCGGTCCGCGCACATCGGCCTTGGACTGCTGCCGTCCTCCCGCGGCAAGGGCTACGGCACCGACGTGGTCGCGGTGCTGTGCCACTACGGTTTCGTCGTGCGCGGCCTGCAGCGGCTGCAGATCGAGACGCTGTCGGACAACGCCGCGATGCTGCGCTCAGCCGAGCGCAACGGCTTCGTCCGCGAGGGCGTGCTGCGTTCGTCGGCCTGGGTGATGGGCGAGTTTCTTGACGAGGTGCTGCTCGGGCTCCTCGTCCAGGACTGGAAGCCGGACTCGAAGGGCCAGGGTCTGCCCGGAGGATCATGGTCGGAGCCATAA